From a single Populus nigra chromosome 18, ddPopNigr1.1, whole genome shotgun sequence genomic region:
- the LOC133678974 gene encoding (-)-isopiperitenol/(-)-carveol dehydrogenase, mitochondrial-like translates to MASTKPCKNKVQDKVAIVTGGASGIGEATVLAFAENGARAVVIADIQDEKGQKLAESIGTNRSTYIHCDVADENQVKSLVESTVQLYGHLEVIFCNAGIASFGEQNVLDFDLDLCDKLFAVNVRGTAACLKHAARAMVDGGVKGSVICTSSAAANLAGDRFTDYIMSKSGLLALMKCASYQLGEHGIRVNCVSPGPVATPLACKTFDKGVEEVEKAFQSSYYLKGVLKTKHVADAVLFLASDDSEFVTGQNLIVDGGFNLQGIPK, encoded by the coding sequence ATGGCATCTACAAAACCTTGCAAGAACAAGGTTCAAGACAAGGTTGCTATCGTCACGGGAGGTGCTAGTGGCATAGGCGAGGCCACCGTGCTTGCCTTTGCTGAAAACGGCGCACGAGCAGTCGTGATCGCAGATATTCAAGATGAAAAGGGCCAAAAGCTTGCAGAATCCATCGGAACTAACAGATCCACTTACATCCACTGTGATGTAGCTgatgaaaaccaagtcaaatccCTTGTGGAGTCCACTGTTCAACTTTATGGTCACCTTGAAGTAATATTCTGCAATGCCGGCATTGCAAGCTTTGGTGAGCAAAATGTTCTTGACTTCGACCTGGACTTGTGCGACAAACTCTTTGCAGTAAACGTGCGTGGCACAGCAGCATGCCTAAAGCACGCGGCGCGTGCCATGGTGGACGGAGGTGTAAAGGGCAGCGTCATTTGCACATCAAGCGCCGCTGCGAATCTCGCAGGGGACAGGTTCACAGATTATATCATGTCCAAGAGCGGGCTCTTGGCACTGATGAAATGTGCAAGTTATCAGTTGGGCGAGCATGGTATAAGAGTCAACTGTGTGTCGCCAGGACCGGTGGCAACACCTCTAGCATGCAAGACATTCGACAAGGGAGTAGAGGAGGTGGAGAAGGCTTTTCAGTCGTCTTATTACTTGAAAGGTGTGTTGAAAACGAAGCACGTAGCTGACGCAGTGCTGTTTCTTGCTTCTGACGATTCTGAGTTTGTGACTGGCCAGAATTTGATCGTCGATGGTGGGTTTAATTTGCAAGGTATTCCCAAATAA
- the LOC133678901 gene encoding (-)-isopiperitenol/(-)-carveol dehydrogenase, mitochondrial-like: MASTKPCKNKVQDKVAIVTGGASGIGEATVLALAENGARAVVIADIQDEKGQKLAESIGTNRSTYIHCDVADENQVKSLVESTVQLYGHLDVIFCNAGIASFGRQNVLDFDLDLCDKLFAVNVRGTAACLKHAARAMVDGGVKGSVICTSSAAANLAGDRFTDYIMSKSGLLALMKCASYQLGQHGIRVNCVSPGPVATPLACKTFEKGVEEVEKAFQSSYYLKGVLKTKHVADAVLFLASDDSEFVTGQNLIVDGGFNLQGIPK; encoded by the coding sequence ATGGCATCTACAAAACCTTGCAAGAACAAGGTTCAAGACAAGGTTGCTATCGTCACGGGAGGTGCCAGTGGCATAGGCGAGGCCACCGTGCTTGCCTTAGCTGAAAACGGCGCACGAGCAGTCGTGATCGCAGATATTCAAGATGAAAAGGGCCAAAAGCTTGCAGAATCCATCGGAACTAACAGATCCACTTACATCCACTGTGATGTAGCTgatgaaaaccaagtcaaatccCTTGTGGAGTCCACTGTTCAACTTTATGGTCACCTTGACGTAATATTCTGCAATGCCGGCATTGCAAGCTTTGGTAGGCAAAATGTTCTTGACTTCGACCTGGACTTGTGCGACAAACTCTTTGCAGTAAACGTGCGTGGCACAGCAGCATGCCTAAAGCACGCGGCGCGTGCCATGGTGGACGGAGGTGTAAAGGGCAGCGTCATTTGCACATCAAGCGCCGCTGCGAATCTCGCAGGGGACAGGTTCACAGATTATATCATGTCCAAGAGCGGGCTCTTGGCACTGATGAAATGTGCAAGTTATCAGTTGGGCCAGCATGGTATAAGAGTCAACTGTGTGTCGCCAGGACCGGTGGCAACACCTCTAGCATGCAAGACATTCGAAAAGGGAGTAGAGGAGGTGGAGAAGGCTTTTCAGTCGTCTTATTACTTGAAAGGTGTGTTGAAAACGAAGCACGTAGCTGACGCAGTGCTGTTTCTTGCTTCTGACGATTCTGAGTTTGTGACTGGCCAGAATTTGATCGTCGATGGTGGGTTTAATTTGCAAGGTATTCCCAAATAA